A genomic segment from Microbispora sp. ZYX-F-249 encodes:
- a CDS encoding Tc toxin subunit A-related protein, whose product MSRRTLDEAGPEDSDPAGVAARVEAALGRAPVNRGSAWFPAGAEDAPGHEACDGCESATGPAAYLSDLLDLLLDAFTDTVGFHSLEEIEQRFARPFGDLVIGCPDAVVPQVEIAVEVLERLVTRPPFPGYDRATIYGFFDTADQRGRWLYPFPHVLSDLLDAYLAELGISRADLDKAITKAYPLPGDSPADLAPLGALLGPLHLTEPEFKAGLGIVNRNWRPGLAAVDWLERQVAALATYGLDPADPERAAGFREAAERASAAVRRVRGFLFPAVRANLIRYALRHLEAHPDPTLPVADADQLGDFLHIDLSADPCVSTTRVRDAIESLQSFLMAFQLGRENPLLTNMLGDDFAERSRWLRGYEQWHAAQSVFLYPESFLLPGLRPSAGGPFGEFLSTVSTAAVTSESVRAAAHAYRDATAPLLAGPPARFLLDHPLDQPQGFALEDFRSFQAAQYTAVAEPVRAVLDEWYFWLPLAGARALAEAGWHEDAAAWLHTVFYPYAGAFASVPGRNVPRLVWVGLTEPGDESRRTEEWLRDPFSPFAVAATRDGAYLRHAVYQYVENLLAWADAEFAQDTGESVSRARELYELAGDVLAAGELPPEDARERAWRALESEILAAFAAPELRRLRPVLAGLRADGVVPEPPDFDDLRDALHRDVPFESAYADVLAVSRRILARARPSRTLSQARAESAAPIARVSGAAELAVAAARRLGFGFCVPPNPAASALRWRALSNLDKIRTGRNIAGVRRELSEDVLPTAPPPLYRFSHLIERARYYVSVAQQLQAQLLASFERGDEARYTMLKAKQDLQAAQAALRLRALQLQTAVRERELAVRQRDKAADQQFYYAALLNAGWNLFEQRQVYYEHSATSGYDTAAAFAWADWLSLNASSPFSQRAASDAAIATEYGTVAAYERREQEWRQARRQAEYDHRLAAEGILVAGDNLGVADQQYRIGRLEEQFATQGLNFLNEKFTGRELYDWMARVLAGSYRQHLDHATALARMAQRALEFERQESITIIAPFYGNRGKRDLLSAERLLGDITRLDQHRLTTEQRRQELTKTISLARSAPIEFESLRRDGVITFATPMAWFDRDFPGHYLRLVKSVSLTVAALTSPVEGIRATLSNTGVSRVMTGPPFTEPRTVHRFPESISVSVPVSGTGLFELRLDDPMLLPFEGGGVDTAWTLELSRTFDFDTLSDVFLTIRYTALADAGYRRQVVAGMGSTAETTLVSLRHRQPDAWYHFHNPVFGGDERPYELRFEVGTEDFPPALDLTGLRRLTVDFAHTAAVTAPVELEFAPYGEQVAYLADADYKSQLAGSPAPAGHGPLPFGAFTHRRDAGGAVTEQRTALGDLRPFGWWMIRLKNGGAKLSGKPILPADYPGLFLDAQPVPGQYLLETGPLRNVTLAFSYDASLRHTFS is encoded by the coding sequence ATGAGCCGCAGGACACTGGACGAAGCCGGTCCGGAAGACTCGGATCCCGCTGGCGTGGCCGCGCGGGTGGAGGCGGCGCTGGGGCGGGCCCCGGTCAACAGGGGCAGCGCGTGGTTCCCGGCCGGCGCGGAGGACGCGCCTGGTCACGAGGCATGTGACGGCTGCGAGTCGGCCACGGGCCCCGCCGCCTACCTGTCCGATCTGCTCGACCTGCTTCTGGACGCATTCACCGACACGGTCGGCTTCCATAGCCTGGAGGAAATCGAGCAGCGGTTCGCGCGCCCCTTCGGCGATCTGGTCATCGGGTGCCCCGACGCCGTCGTGCCACAGGTGGAGATTGCGGTCGAGGTGCTGGAGAGGCTGGTGACCAGGCCGCCGTTCCCCGGGTACGACCGCGCCACGATCTATGGCTTCTTCGACACCGCCGATCAGCGCGGTCGGTGGCTGTACCCGTTCCCGCACGTGCTCTCCGACCTGCTGGACGCCTACCTGGCCGAGTTGGGGATCTCCCGCGCCGACCTGGACAAGGCGATCACCAAGGCGTACCCACTGCCCGGCGACTCGCCCGCCGACCTCGCCCCGCTCGGCGCGCTGCTCGGCCCGCTGCACCTGACCGAACCCGAGTTCAAGGCTGGTCTCGGCATCGTGAACCGGAACTGGCGGCCCGGCCTCGCCGCCGTGGACTGGCTGGAACGGCAGGTCGCCGCGCTGGCGACGTACGGGCTCGACCCGGCGGACCCCGAGCGGGCGGCCGGCTTCCGCGAGGCCGCCGAGCGGGCCTCGGCGGCGGTGAGGAGGGTCAGGGGCTTCCTGTTTCCCGCGGTCCGCGCGAACCTGATCAGGTACGCGCTGCGCCATCTTGAGGCCCACCCCGACCCGACCCTTCCGGTCGCCGACGCCGACCAACTGGGCGACTTCCTGCACATCGATCTGTCGGCCGATCCATGCGTGAGCACGACCCGCGTCCGGGACGCGATCGAGTCGCTGCAGTCCTTCCTCATGGCCTTCCAGCTCGGCAGGGAGAATCCGCTGCTCACCAACATGCTCGGCGACGACTTCGCTGAGCGCTCGCGCTGGCTGCGCGGTTACGAGCAGTGGCACGCGGCACAGAGCGTGTTCCTGTACCCCGAGAGCTTCCTGCTGCCCGGCCTGCGGCCGTCCGCCGGCGGGCCGTTCGGCGAGTTCCTCAGCACGGTGAGCACAGCGGCCGTTACCTCGGAGTCGGTCCGCGCGGCCGCGCACGCCTATCGGGACGCGACGGCGCCGCTGCTCGCGGGCCCGCCCGCGCGTTTCCTGCTCGACCACCCGCTTGACCAACCTCAGGGGTTCGCGCTGGAGGACTTCAGAAGCTTCCAGGCCGCGCAGTACACGGCGGTGGCCGAGCCGGTGCGCGCCGTGCTGGACGAGTGGTACTTCTGGCTGCCGCTCGCCGGCGCGCGGGCGCTGGCCGAGGCGGGCTGGCACGAGGACGCCGCCGCCTGGCTGCACACCGTGTTCTACCCGTACGCGGGCGCGTTCGCGTCGGTCCCGGGGCGGAACGTGCCGAGGCTGGTCTGGGTTGGCCTGACCGAGCCGGGCGACGAGTCTCGGCGCACGGAGGAGTGGTTGCGTGACCCGTTCTCGCCCTTTGCGGTGGCGGCCACGCGCGACGGCGCGTACCTACGACACGCGGTGTACCAGTACGTGGAGAACCTGCTGGCCTGGGCCGACGCGGAGTTCGCGCAGGACACCGGCGAGTCGGTCAGCCGGGCCAGGGAGCTGTACGAACTGGCTGGCGACGTGCTGGCGGCGGGCGAGCTGCCGCCCGAGGACGCCCGCGAGCGCGCCTGGCGGGCGCTGGAGTCGGAGATCCTGGCCGCGTTCGCCGCGCCGGAGCTGCGGCGGCTGCGGCCGGTGCTCGCCGGGCTGCGCGCCGACGGCGTCGTGCCAGAACCGCCCGACTTCGACGACTTACGCGACGCGCTCCACCGTGACGTGCCGTTCGAGAGCGCCTACGCCGACGTCCTGGCGGTGTCGCGGCGGATCCTGGCTCGCGCCCGTCCGTCCCGTACGCTCTCCCAGGCGCGGGCCGAGTCGGCCGCGCCGATCGCGCGGGTGTCCGGCGCGGCCGAGCTGGCCGTCGCGGCGGCGCGCCGGCTCGGCTTCGGGTTCTGCGTTCCGCCGAATCCCGCGGCGAGCGCGCTGCGCTGGCGAGCCCTGAGCAACCTGGACAAGATCCGCACCGGCCGGAACATCGCCGGTGTCCGCAGAGAGCTGTCGGAGGACGTCCTGCCGACCGCGCCGCCGCCGTTGTACCGCTTCAGCCATCTCATCGAGCGGGCCCGCTATTACGTGTCGGTCGCCCAGCAGCTCCAGGCCCAGTTGCTCGCTTCCTTCGAGCGGGGCGACGAGGCACGCTACACCATGCTCAAGGCCAAGCAGGATCTCCAGGCGGCGCAGGCGGCCCTGCGCCTGCGCGCCCTCCAGCTCCAGACCGCCGTCCGCGAGCGGGAGCTGGCCGTACGCCAACGCGATAAGGCGGCCGACCAGCAGTTTTACTACGCAGCGCTGCTGAACGCCGGGTGGAACCTCTTCGAGCAGCGGCAGGTCTACTACGAGCACTCCGCCACCTCGGGTTACGACACGGCCGCCGCATTTGCCTGGGCGGACTGGCTCTCGCTGAACGCCTCCTCACCCTTCTCTCAACGCGCCGCCTCCGACGCGGCGATCGCCACCGAGTACGGCACTGTGGCCGCCTACGAGCGGCGCGAGCAGGAGTGGCGGCAGGCTCGCCGCCAGGCGGAGTACGACCACAGACTGGCCGCCGAAGGCATCCTCGTCGCCGGCGACAACCTGGGCGTGGCCGACCAGCAGTACCGGATCGGCCGGCTTGAGGAGCAGTTCGCGACGCAGGGGCTGAACTTCCTCAACGAGAAGTTCACCGGCCGCGAGCTGTACGACTGGATGGCGCGGGTGCTGGCCGGCTCCTACCGGCAGCACCTGGACCACGCGACGGCGCTGGCCAGGATGGCGCAGCGGGCGCTGGAGTTCGAGCGCCAGGAGTCCATCACGATCATCGCTCCGTTCTACGGCAACAGGGGGAAGCGCGACCTGCTGTCGGCGGAGCGGCTGCTCGGCGACATCACCCGGCTCGACCAGCACCGGCTGACCACCGAACAGCGCAGGCAGGAGCTGACCAAGACCATCTCACTGGCCCGCTCGGCCCCGATCGAGTTCGAGAGCCTGCGCCGCGACGGTGTGATCACATTCGCGACGCCGATGGCCTGGTTCGACCGTGATTTCCCTGGCCATTACCTGCGGCTGGTCAAGAGCGTGAGCTTGACGGTGGCCGCGCTCACCTCACCGGTCGAGGGGATCAGGGCTACTCTGTCCAACACGGGCGTCTCGCGGGTGATGACCGGCCCGCCGTTCACCGAGCCGCGAACCGTCCACCGGTTCCCCGAGTCGATCTCCGTGAGCGTGCCCGTGAGCGGCACTGGGCTGTTCGAGCTGCGGCTGGATGATCCGATGCTGCTCCCGTTCGAGGGCGGCGGGGTGGACACGGCGTGGACGTTGGAGCTGTCGCGGACGTTCGACTTCGACACGCTCTCCGATGTGTTCCTGACCATCAGATACACCGCGCTGGCCGACGCTGGCTACCGGCGGCAGGTCGTGGCTGGCATGGGCAGCACGGCGGAGACGACCCTGGTGAGCCTGCGCCACCGTCAGCCGGACGCCTGGTACCACTTCCACAATCCGGTGTTCGGGGGGGACGAGCGGCCGTACGAGCTGCGGTTCGAGGTCGGGACGGAGGACTTCCCGCCCGCTCTCGACCTGACCGGGCTGCGCCGGCTGACCGTGGACTTCGCGCACACCGCCGCCGTGACAGCCCCGGTGGAGCTCGAGTTCGCGCCGTACGGCGAGCAGGTCGCCTATCTGGCCGACGCGGACTATAAGTCGCAGCTGGCGGGCTCTCCTGCCCCGGCCGGCCACGGCCCCCTGCCGTTCGGCGCGTTCACCCACCGGCGCGACGCCGGGGGCGCGGTGACCGAGCAACGCACGGCGCTCGGCGACCTCCGCCCGTTCGGGTGGTGGATGATCCGGTTGAAGAACGGCGGGGCCAAGCTCAGCGGCAAGCCGATCCTGCCGGCCGACTACCCCGGCTTGTTCCTGGACGCCCAGCCCGTTCCCGGCCAGTACCTGCTGGAGACGGGCCCACTGCGCAACGTGACGCTCGCCTTCAGCTACGACGCATCGCTGCGCCACACGTTCAGCTGA
- a CDS encoding DUF2199 domain-containing protein, with product MSIDSGFLCSCCGRHHDELPLSYHMPAPAYWSPEMTGVPDSVLSSDQCVIEGEHFFVHGLIEIPVIDTDETFTWGVWVSLSRNNFARMSRMWETPGRESEPPYFGWLSSELPVYEPTTLNLKANLHTRPVGLRPAVELEPTGHPLAVEQRTGITSARVRELAELLLHPGHQK from the coding sequence GTGTCGATTGATTCCGGTTTCCTCTGCTCCTGCTGCGGCCGGCACCACGACGAGCTCCCGCTGAGCTACCACATGCCCGCGCCCGCCTACTGGAGCCCTGAGATGACCGGCGTGCCCGACAGCGTGCTCTCCTCCGACCAGTGTGTGATCGAAGGAGAGCACTTCTTCGTCCACGGCCTCATCGAGATCCCCGTCATTGACACGGACGAGACTTTCACCTGGGGCGTATGGGTCTCACTGAGCCGGAACAACTTCGCCCGGATGAGCCGGATGTGGGAGACCCCGGGCCGGGAGTCCGAGCCTCCCTATTTCGGCTGGCTCTCCTCCGAGCTGCCGGTCTACGAACCGACGACGCTCAACCTCAAGGCCAACCTCCACACTCGTCCGGTCGGGCTGCGCCCGGCCGTCGAGTTGGAGCCCACCGGCCATCCCCTCGCCGTCGAGCAGCGGACCGGCATTACTTCCGCCCGCGTCCGGGAACTGGCCGAGTTGCTCCTCCACCCCGGTCATCAGAAGTAG
- a CDS encoding HAD domain-containing protein produces MPEVYLLIDVDGVLIPFPDSEENGPATHVRHSVVPTGYDAGSPVPIWLNPTHGPMLAELVSELALTPVWCTSWRGDASPLIGAKLGLEPFPHVELARQDITTSHPNGYLWKRDDVSIWLGTAQAVWIDDDFTPADHAWAAARTAVGIPTLLVQPAPRVGLLPAHLETIRSWMTELVSMPSGPS; encoded by the coding sequence GTGCCCGAGGTTTATCTGCTCATCGACGTGGATGGCGTGCTGATCCCGTTCCCCGACAGCGAGGAGAACGGACCGGCTACTCACGTGAGGCACAGCGTCGTCCCCACCGGCTATGACGCGGGCTCACCCGTCCCCATATGGCTGAATCCCACGCACGGCCCCATGCTGGCTGAGCTGGTCAGCGAGTTGGCTCTGACACCGGTCTGGTGCACCAGCTGGCGTGGCGACGCCAGCCCCTTGATCGGCGCCAAGCTGGGCCTGGAGCCGTTCCCGCATGTCGAGCTGGCGCGTCAGGACATCACGACGAGCCACCCCAACGGCTACCTCTGGAAACGGGACGACGTCTCAATCTGGCTCGGCACCGCTCAGGCCGTCTGGATCGACGACGACTTCACCCCTGCCGACCACGCCTGGGCCGCAGCCCGGACGGCAGTGGGTATCCCCACCTTGCTCGTCCAGCCGGCTCCCAGGGTCGGGCTGCTGCCGGCGCATCTGGAGACGATCCGATCGTGGATGACCGAACTCGTCAGCATGCCCTCCGGCCCTTCATAG
- a CDS encoding class I SAM-dependent methyltransferase — MNRQAWQEHARQRQAVEPALPAAAPSRMYWTPEPRGGPGAEILGHLACARVLELGCGAGHHLAHLVGVHRSTGVGVDISERQIERARTRYGHLPGISFVADDAVEFLATPCHPYDVCYSVFGAVGLTSPNVLVPLIARALRPGGALAFAVPHPRRSDRDSTLLLPSGGRMPIRRWEPSALGWVALMSAAGLRVKDLQHLGESPAGPNTLLVVARKS, encoded by the coding sequence ATGAACCGCCAGGCATGGCAGGAGCACGCCCGGCAACGTCAGGCCGTCGAGCCGGCACTGCCGGCGGCGGCTCCGTCTCGCATGTACTGGACGCCGGAGCCTCGCGGCGGGCCAGGCGCCGAGATCCTGGGACACCTCGCCTGTGCGCGCGTCCTCGAGTTGGGGTGTGGCGCGGGCCATCACCTCGCTCACCTCGTCGGAGTCCATCGCTCCACCGGGGTCGGCGTCGACATCTCGGAGAGACAAATCGAACGGGCGCGCACGCGCTATGGGCACCTGCCGGGGATCTCTTTCGTCGCCGACGACGCGGTTGAGTTCCTGGCGACGCCGTGCCATCCGTACGACGTCTGCTACTCCGTCTTCGGCGCCGTGGGACTCACCTCGCCGAATGTGCTCGTGCCGTTGATCGCGCGGGCGCTGCGGCCTGGCGGAGCGTTGGCCTTCGCCGTTCCGCATCCCAGACGCAGTGACCGGGACAGCACGTTGTTGTTGCCGTCCGGCGGCAGAATGCCGATCCGCCGCTGGGAGCCGAGTGCGCTCGGATGGGTCGCGCTGATGTCGGCAGCCGGTCTCCGGGTCAAGGACCTCCAGCACCTGGGTGAGTCGCCGGCAGGCCCGAACACCTTGCTCGTTGTTGCCCGTAAATCATGA
- a CDS encoding phosphotransferase family protein: MDELTVTRLCAELCAKARFPGEPKREPMRAWSLSAVERLHFPDGSTAIFKFAAEPFTEEDRALKLAAVHGVPVPDLYASAVSGGILGMLMQDLGEPVREAADDDGVKAAVVLHQVRPSEILPTTLDADELGALPLRALAHLDYLRQVRRWKSTLDIAEMLSALDKVAPARAQGAELVPFGLCHSEFHPSSLHVGRAGWRLLDFARAFNGPGLLDLASWPGTQQPPNVQRVRRLIEAYVAAGGSQEALAPRGGLSAEAWALGWHRVWIVEWFMDQTVHWINDPTSDPVYIKAVRRHLREAVRLLAS, from the coding sequence GTGGACGAGCTGACCGTCACCCGGCTGTGCGCCGAGCTGTGCGCCAAGGCGAGGTTCCCGGGTGAGCCGAAACGTGAGCCGATGCGTGCCTGGTCGCTGTCGGCGGTGGAACGCCTGCACTTTCCCGACGGCTCCACGGCCATCTTCAAATTCGCCGCCGAGCCGTTCACCGAAGAGGACCGGGCCCTCAAGCTGGCCGCTGTCCATGGCGTGCCCGTCCCCGACCTGTACGCCTCCGCCGTCAGCGGCGGCATCCTCGGCATGCTGATGCAGGACCTTGGCGAACCGGTCCGGGAGGCAGCGGACGACGACGGGGTCAAGGCGGCGGTCGTCCTCCACCAGGTTCGCCCCTCGGAGATCCTGCCGACGACCCTCGACGCCGACGAACTGGGGGCCCTGCCTTTGCGCGCGCTCGCACACCTGGACTATCTGCGGCAGGTCCGGCGCTGGAAATCCACTCTCGACATCGCCGAGATGCTCTCCGCCCTGGACAAGGTTGCTCCCGCTCGTGCTCAGGGGGCGGAGCTGGTGCCGTTCGGGCTGTGCCACTCGGAGTTCCATCCCAGCTCGTTGCATGTCGGGCGGGCGGGATGGCGGCTGCTCGATTTCGCCCGCGCCTTCAACGGCCCCGGCCTGCTCGACCTGGCATCCTGGCCCGGAACTCAACAGCCCCCCAACGTGCAACGGGTCCGTCGGCTGATCGAAGCCTATGTCGCCGCTGGCGGATCGCAGGAGGCCTTGGCGCCACGGGGTGGACTGTCCGCCGAAGCATGGGCCCTCGGCTGGCACCGGGTCTGGATCGTGGAGTGGTTCATGGACCAGACCGTGCACTGGATCAACGACCCGACCAGCGATCCGGTCTACATCAAGGCGGTACGGCGTCACCTCCGCGAAGCCGTACGACTGCTCGCGTCATGA
- a CDS encoding helix-turn-helix domain-containing protein translates to MATEHVESGELDRRIGRRVRALRLRRGLGLRACAELCGRTEEWLRQVERGEQRLDKLSTLVALANVLGVRDLSLIVEDRLQGMTCTVTEGGRIRHEAVPAIRQVLSTPIYPPQPVDDLPAESEKLRRRLAVAWSAWHGSARPYTALGAVAPGLLQDALNLHRAAAPSMRRSTWALLAETFQLAQRFLYCVGEAELAARAADRAMVAAEETDDPQLIAISAWTSTMAALGRGQTDEAFEVASTAATYLEPRSSSSQAVLSAWGSLHLFAAIACAKNHRGADAWRHWDLAHRAASALGPAHHNPLTMFGQANVAIYGVAIEVETGRSGAAIDRAKAITVSAIPSTNRRAQHLLDLARGHMRQRDFDAALTCLRMSETQSTETVVFNPLARQTISEMIEARRRPPALLLDLATRARVIA, encoded by the coding sequence ATGGCGACTGAGCACGTGGAAAGTGGAGAGCTGGACCGGCGCATCGGCAGGCGCGTCCGAGCGCTTCGGTTGCGCCGAGGGCTTGGTCTGCGTGCGTGCGCTGAGCTGTGCGGACGGACCGAAGAATGGCTCCGCCAGGTCGAGCGCGGTGAGCAGCGCCTGGACAAGCTCTCCACCCTCGTCGCCCTGGCGAACGTGCTCGGCGTACGAGATCTCAGCCTCATCGTCGAAGACCGGCTCCAGGGCATGACGTGCACCGTCACCGAGGGCGGCAGGATCCGGCACGAGGCCGTTCCCGCCATTCGTCAGGTGCTGTCCACGCCGATCTATCCGCCGCAGCCCGTGGACGACCTGCCCGCCGAGAGCGAGAAGCTGCGGCGCCGGCTGGCCGTCGCCTGGTCGGCCTGGCACGGGTCGGCTCGGCCGTACACCGCTCTGGGCGCGGTGGCGCCCGGCCTGCTACAAGACGCACTGAACCTGCACAGAGCGGCCGCGCCCAGCATGCGGCGCAGCACCTGGGCGCTTCTCGCCGAGACCTTCCAGCTTGCGCAGCGTTTCCTCTACTGCGTCGGGGAGGCCGAACTGGCGGCCCGCGCAGCCGACCGCGCGATGGTCGCCGCCGAGGAGACCGACGATCCGCAACTGATCGCGATCTCCGCCTGGACTTCCACGATGGCCGCACTCGGGCGCGGACAGACTGACGAGGCCTTCGAAGTGGCGTCGACCGCGGCGACTTACCTGGAACCGAGGTCGAGCTCCTCGCAAGCCGTGCTGTCGGCGTGGGGTTCCTTGCACCTGTTCGCCGCCATCGCCTGCGCGAAGAACCACCGCGGCGCCGACGCCTGGCGGCACTGGGACCTCGCTCACAGGGCCGCCTCCGCTCTCGGCCCTGCTCACCACAACCCTCTGACAATGTTCGGCCAGGCCAACGTCGCCATCTACGGCGTCGCGATAGAGGTGGAGACAGGGCGCTCCGGCGCGGCGATCGACCGGGCCAAGGCCATCACCGTCTCCGCCATCCCTTCGACGAATCGGCGGGCCCAGCACCTCCTCGACCTGGCGCGAGGGCATATGCGGCAGCGGGATTTCGACGCAGCCCTCACCTGCCTTCGGATGTCGGAGACACAGTCGACGGAGACCGTCGTCTTCAACCCGCTCGCACGTCAGACCATCAGCGAGATGATCGAGGCGAGGCGCCGTCCTCCGGCTCTGTTGCTGGACCTCGCGACAAGAGCCCGCGTCATCGCCTGA
- a CDS encoding flavoprotein: MAEGKPVLYVIACGGRPAGDLPAFVERLQADGWTVCVIATPSATKFVDAERLSKLTGYPVRHDYKRPEEPDVLPKADAMAIIPATFNTTNKWAQGISDTLALGLLNEAIGLGLPIVAVPWPNHALARHPAFPSSVARLEEWGVRIILDWERLPAPNSGAPGAVSFPWDDLHEALQAVRGDIDFSSS; encoded by the coding sequence ATGGCAGAAGGCAAGCCGGTTCTGTATGTGATCGCGTGCGGAGGTCGGCCGGCGGGCGACCTCCCCGCCTTCGTCGAGCGCCTTCAGGCGGACGGCTGGACGGTCTGCGTCATCGCGACGCCGTCAGCAACGAAGTTCGTCGACGCCGAGCGGCTCAGCAAGCTAACCGGCTATCCCGTACGGCACGACTACAAGCGGCCTGAGGAACCGGACGTGCTGCCGAAGGCCGACGCCATGGCGATCATTCCGGCGACATTCAACACGACCAACAAGTGGGCCCAGGGGATCAGCGACACCCTGGCCCTGGGCCTGCTGAACGAAGCCATCGGCCTCGGCCTGCCGATCGTCGCCGTCCCCTGGCCCAACCACGCGCTCGCGAGGCACCCCGCCTTCCCCAGCAGCGTGGCCCGGCTCGAGGAATGGGGCGTACGGATAATCCTCGATTGGGAGCGTCTCCCCGCACCCAACTCAGGTGCACCAGGAGCGGTCTCCTTCCCTTGGGACGATCTACACGAAGCGCTGCAAGCCGTACGAGGGGACATCGACTTTTCATCCAGCTGA
- a CDS encoding helix-turn-helix transcriptional regulator yields the protein MADDRSAANTTRSLADKIEWLIQNRWPAGSRPPKNNLEAAAAISEATGGELSSTTIWKLRTGRSDNPQLKTLKALAKFFGVPIGYFGDEEDAEATADQVAASSLIGESGLNREALRALVEMSDGGRQLVADFIISAARLERGQGHDGRQI from the coding sequence GTGGCTGACGACCGAAGTGCGGCGAACACCACGCGGTCCCTCGCAGACAAGATCGAGTGGTTGATCCAGAACCGCTGGCCGGCGGGCAGCAGGCCGCCGAAGAACAACCTCGAGGCGGCGGCGGCGATCTCGGAGGCGACGGGCGGGGAGCTGTCCTCGACGACGATCTGGAAGTTGCGGACGGGCAGGTCGGACAACCCCCAGCTCAAGACGTTGAAGGCGCTGGCGAAGTTCTTCGGCGTGCCGATCGGCTACTTCGGCGACGAGGAGGACGCGGAGGCGACGGCCGACCAGGTGGCGGCGTCCTCGTTAATCGGCGAGTCCGGCCTCAACCGCGAGGCGCTCCGAGCCCTGGTCGAGATGTCTGACGGCGGCCGTCAGCTCGTGGCTGACTTCATCATCAGCGCCGCCCGTCTCGAACGCGGCCAAGGACACGACGGCCGCCAAATTTGA
- a CDS encoding DUF2637 domain-containing protein: MTRNLTQAVALAACVVAPLVVALAVLGGVGSFATLRRLAEPWFGPQAWIVPIGIDLGILALLAWDLLMEFADLPWPVLHWIAWTFITATVILNIAAAHGDPIAGLMHAAMPVLFVTVIEGIRHLIRRWVGLATGTRRERVPFSRWLLAPISSFMLWRRMVLWNVTSYPRGLQLEYLHLEAVSALHEAHGRWLWRWKAPLSERTAVRLQLAGAAFPTPQIPQQQDSDDQLIQAAQAIVARAEQRGIRLSQMDLAAQLRAQGHRIANERLRWLATAIGLRREPV, encoded by the coding sequence GTGACCCGCAACCTCACCCAGGCCGTCGCTCTGGCCGCCTGCGTCGTGGCTCCGCTCGTGGTAGCCCTGGCCGTACTGGGCGGGGTCGGCTCCTTCGCCACCCTGCGCCGCCTCGCCGAGCCATGGTTCGGCCCGCAGGCGTGGATCGTCCCGATCGGCATCGACCTCGGCATCCTCGCCCTGCTGGCCTGGGACCTCCTAATGGAGTTCGCCGACCTGCCCTGGCCGGTCCTGCACTGGATCGCCTGGACGTTCATCACCGCCACCGTCATCCTCAACATCGCCGCCGCACACGGCGACCCGATCGCCGGCCTCATGCACGCGGCCATGCCCGTCCTGTTCGTCACGGTGATCGAGGGAATCCGCCACCTCATCCGCCGCTGGGTCGGCCTGGCCACTGGCACCCGGCGTGAGCGGGTACCTTTCTCACGCTGGCTCCTCGCCCCGATCTCCAGCTTCATGCTCTGGCGGCGCATGGTGCTGTGGAACGTCACCAGCTACCCCCGCGGCCTCCAGCTCGAATACCTGCACCTCGAGGCCGTCTCCGCGCTCCACGAGGCGCACGGCCGCTGGCTGTGGCGATGGAAGGCGCCCCTGTCCGAACGGACCGCCGTACGACTCCAACTCGCTGGCGCGGCCTTTCCCACTCCGCAGATCCCACAGCAGCAGGACTCCGACGACCAGCTCATCCAGGCTGCTCAGGCCATCGTCGCCAGGGCCGAGCAGCGCGGCATACGGCTGAGCCAGATGGACCTGGCCGCCCAGCTCCGTGCTCAGGGCCACCGCATCGCCAACGAGCGCCTGCGCTGGCTGGCCACCGCCATCGGGCTCCGCCGCGAGCCGGTCTAA